The sequence below is a genomic window from Anomalospiza imberbis isolate Cuckoo-Finch-1a 21T00152 chromosome 17, ASM3175350v1, whole genome shotgun sequence.
TTTCTGCTTGATCTGCGTTTGCTGATCTCCcttcccattttatttttttactcttgCAGAGATTGATTGTCTAATTAAGCTCCCTTCTCCCGTGGACTACTGGGATCCAGTGTTTGGCATCTGcgtctttctcttctcctttatGATCCCTGTGTTGATCATCACCATTTGCTACAGCCTCATGATCAGGCGGCTCAAGAACGTCCGTGTCCTCTCGGGCTCCAAGGAGAAGGACCGGAACCTGAGGCGCATCACCCGCATGGTcctggtggtggtggcagtCTTCATCGTTTGCTGGACTCCCATCCAGATTTTCGTGCTGGTGCAGTGCTTGGGTGCCAAGGCAGAGAGCGAGCTGGAGCTGGCCATCTCCTGCTTCTGCACCGCGCTGGGATACGCCAACAGCAGCCTGAACCCCGTGCTCTATGCCTTCCTGGATGAGAACTTCAAGGCGTGCTTCAAGAAGTTCTGCTTCCCCACTGCCTTCAGGACCGAGCTCCAGATGTCCAACAGGATGTGCAGCATCGCCAAGGATGTGGCCTACGCCTGCAAGAACTCGGAGGGGACTAACAATCCGGCCTGACTAGGCATGGAAATCCCCATGGTGGCTGTCGCCCAGCAGAGTCCGACCACCCCCACGTCAGAACTGACTCAGATAACGGCCCTTTagcaggaccccaaaactgagagGTGAGAAAACAAGGAAGCAATTTTGGGGGTTGGGAAAACCGGATACTGCAAGAGCATGCAGAGAAAGTGAGTCCAtttgatgcatttttaattcCAGTGCATCCTGCACTAAGGAACGTGTTTGAAATCAGCCTGCTGATTCCTGCAAAACCCTGGGGGTTTGCAACATTATTGAGAGTCTGGGAATTAAGGGTTTAAAATAGGCATCGCTCTTGAGGCTTacacttctgctgctgggaGACAGACAGAATGTGAActcttgcatttcttttttcctccctgggTGGAGATGTTAACATCTTGCCTGGCTCACCAGGCGCTTGTGTGCGGGTTTTCCTCCTGTGCCATCGCTCTGAAATCAGACATTGCTGCAGCCAAAGTGGGCAGGAGCCATCAGACAAAACCCAAGATCATCTCCAGGATGAGTCATCGTGCAGGGAAGgatgcagggagggagaggagggagctgaCGGGAAGAGAAATTCAAACTGCCTTGGAAGGAcagtgccagctcctgcagatgGGATCTGCAGTGAAATCCCCCCTCTCAGAGGGGAGCAGGGTGGGGAGAAGGGACTGTCGGAACTGATGGTGTAGCTCcgaagaggaggaagaaaaaagactgAGGAAATGAACACAATTTCTCATTTACATGCTgctactacttttttttttttttttttttttttttttttaactctgtaTTTCCAGTGTAATAATGGACAGAATGTGTCTGTGTATACATGTCTCTAGTGGAATAGGTGCAGATACATGGTAGGATTTTACCTTACCAAGCATGCCTTGGGCATCTTCCTTGGTGAGACAAGGGAGGAATGAAGTGGCCTATAGAcacatatatttatgtataGGAAAAGCCATTTTGGAGAAGTCAGAATGGCAGCTCTTCCAGAAGACATGGACATTCCTGGTGGGAGGAGGCAGCCTAAAACAGTCCCACCCACTCCACATGGGATAAGTGGTGCATAAACCATACAGAGCCTGAGGTTCTGTggtttgttttatgtttttaactGAAAAGAGACCCACAATGCTGAAAGCATGTGGGAAATGCTGCCCGGCTACTACCCCTCCTGCCAACCATGGATTGATTTTCCTCTCCCAAAGTAGGCCAGAGCTTTGCGGAAAATGAAATGTCCTGTCATTTCACTTGATAACAAAAGCTTCCCCAAAGAGTTTCACCACTTGAGTGccctctgtgctggggagagcagcaggctgGGGTTGTCCCTGTAGCACAAAAGCCCCAGGAAATCTGGGCAGTGGTGGCCAGTGGTGCTGATGGGGGAGCAAAGCACCAGCCTCCACCTGGACATGGGAGGTCAATTCCAACATGAGAACCAGCAGTGTCATCTGGACTGTACAGATTTCAATGTGAATATATTTCTTGTGCTCTGATCGATGagattctgtatttttaatgtattgaTCTGCCAATATTTTAATGCTGTCACGTTCTTTCTATATGCTGTACAAAGGAATTGAATGTTATATTTCTATGTAGAGTGTTTCCCTCATGGTTGGGCTTAAAATATAGATGCAATTCCAGCGTTCCATGTGTAGGACCCAGATCCCTTGTGAACTGCTCAGGCTGGGAGGATTTTGATGCTGATTAACATTTGATTGGGAATCTGGATGTATACCAGAGCAAACTTTGCAATCAGCACTTCCCCAAACCAGTctggagggaggaagaaatCTGGGCACTTTAAGCACTTTGTGGTGGATGTTAATCCCAGAGCCCTCACCAGGAAATCCCATATAAACCCAGGCATGTGAAGAACAGCTCCTTGAGAACTGTGCTGCTGGCAAGCTGCATCCATGCCTTTGGAAAACTGGGTTAGGTGGGATGTTTGTGGGTGGTAACAGCATCGGGCAGTGAGAGACCCTGGGTCTGCTCAGCCCTCAGCTGTGGGATGGTCTCATGGGGTCTGGGAATGGCTGGGGCTGAAGCTGGGAACTGACTGCCAGGCTGTTCTTACCTTTAAGAAGCAGGAGAACATTCATTAGTGGCTGGCCAAGGAACAGCCGCACTCCCTTTGTTGTTCTTGGCTGGGTTTTTAAATAGATTTAtgtcctctgaaaaaaaaatattccaatgTTTGGCATTTTTTAAATATGGATTTTGTTATAATGACTATGCTGCAACGATCTTACATAATCACATACTCAATAAATGTGTGTTTACCAAGCTTTGGGTATTTCCACAGCCCTTGCAGTGAATGTGTTTAGGCATTCTGTTCAAAGCTCAGTGAAGTTTGTTATAAGAAGAGCAGCAAACACCTGAAAGCAAAACCTTATTGTACTGTGCCTCTGGAGTTACAGGCTCATGGTCAGCTGGATGGTTTTAGTGCTGGCTCTGTAATTCCCTTTGGAAGTAGTTGTGTTGGTGTGATTTTTACAACTGCCGCAGTGTAAATGACATTTAGGTGGCTACTTGTGTGCtttaataaaggaaaattaaaccCCATGTGGTTTGGATGATAATCTGGAAGACTTCACTGGGTGGATTTGGAATGTCTCAGGCCATCCCTTTTAAGTGAGATCAGTGGGAACTTTTGTGACACAGACAACTTGGTCTGTAGTTAACACAGGAACAGAAGATGTGAAAATGCTGGAAAATTGGGGGCCTGGGTCTTGCAAAGGGCAGCTGTGATGTGTAGCAGGGCAGCagtgcaggcagctgcctgctgtTAGAGGTGAAGTCTGCTGAAGGATGAAAGAAGCTctttccacctcctctccccaCAATTCCCAGGAGTTATGGGGTTAGGTGTGACCTGGGAGAACAATAAATTGCAGAACTGCTCTGAAAATAAAGCCAAGGCCACATTCTGTAGGAAAGATGGATTGGACAGTGAGATGTGCAATAAGGAAAGTGCTTTCTCTCTGCAGAGATCAATATTCCTACCCAAGCAGGTAAATATCAGGAGAGGGTTTTTTATTAGCAGTggtgattttcttcttaaaaaagaaaaagtaaattggtgagaaaaaaaaaaaaagaaatctttatttttcttgtagTTCAGTTAATTATAAGTATCCAGGGGTGAGTTCTTACAGCAAAACCATAAACCAAAGTGCTTTATTCAGTATTATGGGATTTATTAACATAGCAAATattctctctgctgctgttgGCTGAACTCAAGTGCTGGAAAAAGCTGAGGAATGGATGACCTGGGGACTGAGCTCTCCCCCAAGCAGCTCCTTGACTCTTGGTAAATCTGGGCAGAGATCTGGCTTTGCAAGAACCAGACCTCCCTTCATGTCCCTCAGCCAACAACACTCACCATCAATTACAACTTCTAACAGCAAAAATAAGGAGCAGAATTTAAACTTTCACTGAGGTTTGGACGGACAACAccctcaggcacatggtggggTTCTTGGTGTTGCTCTCTGCAAGGCCAGGAGTTCACCtctgatccctgtgggtcccttccagctctggaTGTTCTGTGGTTTATGGTTTTatgctgtgggaagagctgagctggggaCATGCTGGGTTACCCTTTACCGAGCTGCAGGTCAGACAGGTCTCATTTGTTTTGGGTGAGCATTCAGCTGAAATCCTTCTCCCCAAGCCCACAGCCATAGCAGCCACAAAGCCTTTCCCCTGCTCCAAATGCCTCtggcccccagggctggggacaacTTCAGCAGGCGGGAGAAAGCCCGACTGCAGGAGGAACAAAGCTGTGTTGGGCCCTTGTGATGCCCCTGCTCCAAAGCTCGAGACCTGCCCTTGTGAAGGCTCTACTTGAGTCTGAGCAGTTGCCATGTCTGTTTTCCCAAGTTTTTCATGAGAAGTTAGAGTCTAAATAtgcctttctttttaaaaattatattttccttttttttttcctccagggaGGTTTGTTAAGTATTTAGAGAGCTGTCAGTGGGCTCCAATCTCTCTCTGGGTACTCTGGAATATCATTGCAGAGTACAACAATGTGTATCCAGAGAAGGATGCCTCTCACCCTGCAATGCTTTATAGGGAAGGTGGCTACTCTCCATAGTTAGAGctcctttttttaaatgaaaaggatctccagcagcagctggtgtgGCCTTTGATATCTGCTCAGAAGAGAGACTCAGACTGGCAGCAAAGCAGGCTCTGCCAGAAAAACTCCAGCTTGCTTTCCCACTCATTTTGCTGTGCTTCCTCTCAGCTATTTTTGTGGGTATTTATGCAAAAGcaaatttttccttccttcaacAGGAGGATCTCCTTCGGACACAtcccaggctgcagccctgATTGTGCATTTGTGCCTTCATGCTGTGTTTGCCCTGTGGGTCTCTGTGGCAGCAGATCCCATCACTGTCCCTTTGCAGAATCAGTTGGTTTTTCCCACCCCTGATCTTCactccccagcccctgcccagggcactCTGAAGGACCAGATCTTACCCACCAGCCTTCTCCTTTGCTAAGGAGAACcatggagctgagctgggagggatggagggtAGAATCCAGCAGCAACAGATGGAGGAGGGGAAGTTGTCCCATCTCTGTGGTGAGGACTGTTTGTGAGGTGGAGAGGCTgaagaagggagagaagagGACAAAGGGAACCTGTTGGAGTaaatccagaggaggccacagagatCACAAaaagggctggagcatctcAGCTAcagagacaggctgagagagcaggGGGtgttcagcatggagaaggctctggggagacctcagagccccttccagtgcctaaaggggctccagagggctggagaggggctttgGACAAGggtctggagtgacaggacaagggcaAACAGCTTCAACCTGCCAGAGGTGAGGTTATATTGGATagtgggaagaaattcttccctgtgagggtggtgaggccctggcacaggttgctcagagaagctgtggctgctccatccctggaaaagtttaaggccaggttgaaaaaacctggtctagtgtaaggtgtccctgcccatggcagggggttggaatgaaaCATCCTTTAAAATTCTGTCCCACCCAAACCAatctatgattctgtggttccatgaaatggaatgtgggaagagtaGCCCATAAGCCAGAAGTCCTGGTGCTGCGTGAGGAACAGAGATGGACTATAAGAAAGTAGAGCATGTGCTGTGTGATGCTGATGGATATTTGgcacagggtttttttggacCCCTTCTTGTCATgtctgagctgctgcctgcctaTTTTGAGTGGCCCACAGTGGCTGCATGCACTTGCCCTATTGCCTATTTAGACTGGGGATTCATGACACCCTTGCTCAAAATGTGGCAGCAGAAGTACCAAGGTCACAGCTCCTTTTGAAAGGGGGAGTTTTAGAATTTTTCCAAGCAAAGGGATTGCTATTAGACTGAGTGCTGTTAAATCAAAGAGGTCCATGGCTCACAAACTCCCTTTGTTCCTGCTTTCAGCACTCTGAAGCCTGGATAGATTGCATGACAGAATGAAATAATCAATAAATAGAGCAACATGGTTTTGTATCTTGGCAACAATGATGCTGCTGAACCATGTAAACTGACTTTGCTCTCTCTCCCTCAGTGCAGAGATCCCGTCTGGCTGCAGGGAAGGAGTGATGCCAGCTCTCCACAGTGCTGGGGGACACAGACAGCCCCTTCTCCCATCTCAAGGTTTGTGCTTCAGCAACCTCTAAACTGTCCTTGGGTTAGAAAGTGCACAATAATATCCTGCCCCAGCTGGGATCACCTTCACCCCAGAGTACAACATCTCCCATGTTCGGATTCACAGAATCTCACagtcctagaatggtttgggttggaagggacctcaaagatcatctagttccaaccccttgGCATAAGCAGGATTCTCAGGAATTTGGTCTTCCTGTGGCTGAACTGCTGGAAGGGCCTCTGAGAGGAAATCATTCCCTGTTCAACCAGCCCACTCTTGCAGCAAAAGGGGTTTTTCCTCCAGTCCATGTTATTTCTGAGAGAGGATGTAGCTCCAGTGCTGATGGAgtctcctgctgccagcagtggtCAGGGAGACATTGCTGCTTCCCTCCCCTCTGGACCtgaagccaggcagaaagggctggagcctggagcagcaccagcactgccaaacaGCACATTTTCAGCGTAGTGAAATGAAGAATGATCCTTCAAGAAACCAAGCAGGAAACTTGATTTTTCCAAGGAAACCACTGAAAGAATCAGCACCTTCCCATAGACTGGTTTTGGCTGCATTAGATCTCTGTTTTCTTGGCCACAGAGAGGAGCCCAGGCAGAGCCTGAGCTGGCTCTGTCCATTCAATAAACATcagtttctctgtgtgtttccaGCCTGGCATGTGCAGTGAATGCTCCAAGAACAGCTCATGTCATGCTGATTTCATTCAGTGACGAGGAATAAAAACAGAAGCTCTGTAGTCAACATGAAATTAAGATTAATGGCTTTTCAGGTTGATTTCCTCTGTGTGAAACAAACCCCATATTGTGATTTGGCTATTTAATGTTTGCTCAGTGTTAGTCATTAATAGCAACTTCTTCACATGCATAGGTCATTTGCTTACACATTTTGGAGTTTCCCTCATCTCAGCCTTGCACTGCTCTTGCTTTGTTTAACCACagaagaaatcacagaatcacaggatggattgtgctggaagggaccttaaatgtCATCTATCCAAGCTTCATGACATTAAAATTTCTGGAGATAATCAGAATTACGCTGCCTCCAGGCACCCAGCGTAATGGGGCAGAAAATGAGCCCAGCCCCTGGTGCTGGTGTTTACCCTTGTCCCTGAGTTCCAGAGGTGACTGGGAGGTGG
It includes:
- the OPRL1 gene encoding nociceptin receptor isoform X2: MKTATNIYIFNLALADTLCLMTLPFQGTDTFLGFWPFGNVLCKIAISIDYYNMFTSTFTLTMMSVDRYIAICHPIKALDIRTPHKAKVVNVCIWALASVFGIPAMVMGSAENENNEIDCLIKLPSPVDYWDPVFGICVFLFSFMIPVLIITICYSLMIRRLKNVRVLSGSKEKDRNLRRITRMVLVVVAVFIVCWTPIQIFVLVQCLGAKAESELELAISCFCTALGYANSSLNPVLYAFLDENFKACFKKFCFPTAFRTELQMSNRMCSIAKDVAYACKNSEGTNNPA